The sequence below is a genomic window from Haematobia irritans isolate KBUSLIRL chromosome 3, ASM5000362v1, whole genome shotgun sequence.
CGTACAACATCTCTGGCGTTTACAATCCATATCTTCTGGCGCAATAGTCCCAACAACACTTTTGCTCCAGCGTGTAAATGTGAGCGATAAACATGCTCAATATACATTTTAACGAAGCGATGGTCTTTTGGTAATAGTGCTGGAAATCTTGCATCATAAGGAATGGGCGCTTGGGACAAACGACCACCAACACGAAGAATTTTGACTGTGGTTGCTCCAAGTGTCATCTCATGTACAAATGGTGAAAGTTTTTGAAGCGATGGGTTTACCAGACCACCATTACTCAGTGATTTGATATCGGCACCAAAACACCACATCTGGATGTGAGCCACAATTCTCCAAAAACCTTCTTCTAATTCATCTGGGGACAAATGAATTCCATCAGAAATATTCACATCTTTCTTAGCGGGACATCTGTTGAATATACGAAAAATATAAGCAATTAttctaataaatttaatatatgaaGAATGCTTATCGAGAAGGTCGTCTATGATGTTGACTTCTGATGAATTTGCCACAAAAACAGCTGCCTTTCTACGTTCGAGAATTTCGATGTTCAATTGTTCTTCAGTTCCGGGCCATTTTGTAATATCTTCTTCCAAAAACGAATTTCCTCCGCGCTACATCCACGCGAGACCACATCAGCAGGGTTACTCTTCGAAGGGACGTGTCTCCAGCTAACATTTCTTGTTTTCTCCTGTAGTTCAGAAATACGATTTGCCACAAAACAATTCAACGTCGAAGAATGTAATTTAAGCCATTGTAGTACGATTTTGGAATCAGTCCAAAAATATATCGATGAgacaaaacttgaaatttttggttGTATTTTGAGCCATGTTTTATTCAGCAATACTGCTGCGCACAATTCGAGCCGTGGTAGTGATTGTGCCTTAATTGGGGCCACTTtggattttgcaattaaaaGTGTCGTTTTGTATTCTCCCTTAAGACAAACTCGATAGTAAATACAACAACCATATGCTCGTTGCGAGGCATCAGCAAATCCGTGAATTTCTCCAAGAGTATCATTTGAGGTTAAAACATACCTGGGGACTTCAACTTTATGTATGTAATTTAAATCCGATTTAATTTGGAGCCATAATGATTTAAGATGTTCAGTTAATGGGTCATCCCATCCAATGTTTTGCACCCACATTTCTTGAAGAAGTATTTTGCATCGAATGACAAAGGGGCTCAATAGTCCAAGCAAGTCAtagatttttgacacaattgacAAAACAGATCGTTTTGTAGGATTCATCACATCTGGTAACTCGAATCGATAAGTAAAAACGTCCTCCTTGGGTTTCCAAGACATACCCAAGGCCTTCGCCACTTCATCTTCACTTGTTTTAATGGTGATTTCTGCATCTTGATTTGAACCAAACATAATGTTGTTGCTGTTCCATTTTGCTAATTCAAGGCCATGGAAActtaatatttttactaactCGTTTTTCTTTTGAGCCAGTGTTTCAAGGTCGTCAGCTCCGGTGAGTACATCATCCACGTATAAATCGTTGCGCAAAACTTCAGAATCACAAGGATGCGAGTGCGAATATTTATCTGCAATGAAAAACAAACTACGAATCGCCAAAAATGGGGCGGCAGATAAACCGTAGGTAACAGTATTCAGTTGATAAACCTTTAAATGTTCATCTTTTTGATTTCTCCATAATATGAGTTGATATTTTCTATCATTTTCATCTATTCGAAATTGTCGATACATTTTAGAAATATCATCAGTAAAAGCATACTTGTGTAAACGAAACGAAAATAGTGTGGTGATCAGGTCTTGTTGTATTGTTGGTCCAACCATCAAAATATCGTTCAATGATTTATTTGACGAACTACGAGAAGATGCATCAAATACAACTCTAATTTTTGTTGTAGTACTTTGTGGTCTCAAAACACAATGATGTGGTATTATGTAATAGGTACCACATAACGGTTGATTATAGAGCGACATGTGACCCAGGGACAAATACTCATCCATGAATTCTTTATACATTGACTTCAATTGTAGATCACGATCTAAACGTCTTTCCAGGGACAAAAAACGTTTTCGAGCATCTTCGAACGAATCGCCGAGACATTTGGGATTTTCTTTAAATGGCAAGAGGACCACAACTCTTCcatcaaaatctaatttaacATTTTCAACAAAGTGATTTTCACATGCTGCTTCTTCTTCGGACAACATATTGGGATTCTTTTCGTATTCTTCTACTTCCCAAAATTTGTTTAGAGTTTTATCAAGATCCACTTCTAAAGAATTGACCATCAAATTGCATGTAAAATTTGATCTCGCTTGACCAGTACTTGCGATACCACCAACAATGTATCCAAAAACAGTATTGGTAAGGTTTGGCATACCATATCCAAGAGAAATTAGACCATCaagtaataaatcaaaaaatacttcagcactcAAAAGAATGTCAATATGTtgcggtttgaaaaacaatgggtCAGCTAACGGTATATCGGTGGGAATTTTCCAATTTGAAGTATATATGTACTCACCGGGCTGTACAGATGCAATTGTTGGGGTGACAGCAAATGTTGATGACCACTGGAACGAACTAATTCTCGATTTTATTGTAGCGGACACGGTAAATTTAATTCTGGTTCTAACTTCTCCGATTCCCGAAACTTCTTGTGAATATGGTCGAAATTTAAGCCGAAGCCTTTTTGCAGTTTCTTCTGAAATGAAATTGAGTTCGGAGCCGGAATCAAGTAAAGCTCTTACTGGTTGAAAAGTTCCACAATAATCTTTGATGAGAACGACAGCAGTTGGTATGATTGCCCTTTTACATGAGCGAGCCACAAGCGAAACTGGATTTTGATTACTAGTTGAAGGTTGCACTGTAGTAGTATTCGAAATGGTTGACTGTCCCGAGTTGTCTGGACTAAAAATGTGCAACACTGAGTGGTGAGTTGAATTACAAACTCTGCAACGTGATTTTGATGGACATTTTGAAACCATATGTCCCTTTCGCAGACAATTAATACACAGGCCACTgcgttttacaaaattaaaacgatCGGGAACTGCTATTGCCGAAAACGAAGAACAAGTTTGCAGATAATGATCAGTTGAATTACAATATACACAATTTGGATTTGGATTGACGAAAGTATGGGCAGtgcgattaaaattttgcttgggCTTGACAAGTTTTGCTTTTTCACCAAATTCTGTCTTTTTTCCATGACTTTCGAGAAATTGACAACGAAGACTCAAAACATCATAGCAACAATCCCAAGAGGGCAACGATTTATATTCTTGTTTTTCATCATAATTCTGTTTCGTATCTGCATCCACTTTATTCAAAACCAAATGTACTAAAATTGCGTTCATAACATCTGCTTCAGACCCAAGCGACAACAAAGAACCACGAACAGCCGAAACAGTGTCAATAATATTCCGCAATGATGAGCTATCACCTTTTGCCATTTTCGGAATATCGAAAAGAGTGTTGATATGTTCCAAAAAAATCAATACCTTATTGTCATAACGTTCCTGGAGCCGTGTTAGTGCTTTCGGGTAGTTTTCCTCTGACACTTGAAAAGCTTCAACAACTGCCAAAGCGGGACCACTGAGACAgttcaataaataattgaatttatcAAC
It includes:
- the LOC142231402 gene encoding uncharacterized protein LOC142231402; protein product: MTRDDNDASEEASGADLSSLKQQRSSMKRNISNMHKKVEKDGAKVDSTILECRLQILESYFKQLCHIQTQIETLSPADTSRSDLEELFITAKAKILGLLNKSRSSIPGDTTLMNASIAGISTQSRLPSLKLPRFDGKYGEYKRFISTFNNMVHENQTITPVDKFNYLLNCLSGPALAVVEAFQVSEENYPKALTRLQERYDNKVLIFLEHINTLFDIPKMAKGDSSSLRNIIDTVSAVRGSLLSLGSEADVMNAILVHLVLNKVDADTKQNYDEKQEYKSLPSWDCCYDVLSLRCQFLESHGKKTEFGEKAKLVKPKQNFNRTAHTFVNPNPNCVYCNSTDHYLQTCSSFSAIAVPDRFNFVKRSGLCINCLRKGHMVSKCPSKSRCRVCNSTHHSVLHIFSPDNSGQSTISNTTTVQPSTSNQNPVSLVARSCKRAIIPTAVVLIKDYCGTFQPVRALLDSGSELNFISEETAKRLRLKFRPYSQEVSGIGEVRTRIKFTVSATIKSRISSFQWSSTFAVTPTIASVQPGEYIYTSNWKIPTDIPLADPLFFKPQHIDILLSAEVFFDLLLDGLISLGYGMPNLTNTVFGYIVGGIASTGQARSNFTCNLMVNSLEVDLDKTLNKFWEVEEYEKNPNMLSEEEAACENHFVENVKLDFDGRVVVLLPFKENPKCLGDSFEDARKRFLSLERRLDRDLQLKSMYKEFMDEYLSLGHMSLYNQPLCGTYYIIPHHCVLRPQSTTTKIRVVFDASSRSSSNKSLNDILMVGPTIQQDLITTLFSFRLHKYAFTDDISKMYRQFRIDENDRKYQLILWRNQKDEHLKVYQLNTVTYGLSAAPFLAIRSLFFIADKYSHSHPCDSEVLRNDLYVDDVLTGADDLETLAQKKNELVKILSFHGLELAKWNSNNIMFGSNQDAEITIKTSEDEVAKALGMSWKPKEDVFTYRFELPDVMNPTKRSVLSIVSKIYDLLGLLSPFVIRCKILLQEMWVQNIGWDDPLTEHLKSLWLQIKSDLNYIHKVEVPRYVLTSNDTLGEIHGFADASQRAYGCCIYYRVCLKGEYKTTLLIAKSKVAPIKAQSLPRLELCAAVLLNKTWLKIQPKISSFVSSIYFWTDSKIVLQWLKLHSSTLNCFVANRISELQEKTRNRGGNSFLEEDITKWPGTEEQLNIEILERRKAAVFVANSSEVNIIDDLLDKHSSYIKFIRIIAYIFRIFNRCPAKKDVNISDGIHLSPDELEEGFWRIVAHIQMWCFGADIKSLSNGGLVNPSLQKLSPFVHEMTLGATTVKILRVGGRLSQAPIPYDARFPALLPKDHRFVKMYIEHVYRSHLHAGAKVLLGLLRQKIWIVNARDVVRKVVRNCVHCFHYKPKMMEQLMGNLPSDRLRAQRPFLIAGVDFCGPFMTSYRIRGKVPYKTYIAVFVCFTSKAVHLELVSDLSTNNFILCLKRFVGRRGIPQKLYCDNATNFVGARNQIKELKESLFRDDVVHDMKSLCCQLGFEFCFIPPRAPHFGGLWEAAVESTKTLLIKNVGKAYLTFEELQTVIIDVEAILNSRPIAPISNDPNDGEALTPGHLLIGSSLVAVPDKHIDSSQSSLLSRWQRVSFLKQQFWQMWSRDYMLSLQQKSKWFKDNNNIKEGQLVLIHEDNTPPQQWLLARVTKPILGRDGKVRVVELKTKSGICSRPIHKVAPLPNNEEV